A stretch of the Alnus glutinosa chromosome 6, dhAlnGlut1.1, whole genome shotgun sequence genome encodes the following:
- the LOC133871111 gene encoding transcription factor WER-like, which produces MGRSPRCSKDGLNKGAWTALEDKMLMDYVKSHGEGKWSNLAKETGLKRCGKSCRLRWMNYLRPDIKRGNIAEDEEELIIRLHKLLGNRWSLIAGRLPGRTDNEIKNYWNSYLAKKSKDQFPLAMPTAEKKPMNIGLHGDNKVAVEPSTSGNKLVKINKSSPSESSARSPLSTTMEEKTADFMLDLSSEDLCRMLDFDFAKLSHVDHEINELNLPLLPLEGMENNHSGSDLCGQANNMASDFRSLFLESDDGWLGDTIDILFSD; this is translated from the exons ATGGGCAGAAGTCCTCGGTGTTCAAAGGATGGATTAAACAAAGGAGCATGGACTGCTCTTGAAGACAAAATGCTCATGGATTATGTCAAGAGCCATGGCGAAGGGAAATGGAGTAATCTTGCCAAAGAAACAG GGCTCAAGAGATGTGGCAAGAGCTGCAGGCTTCGTTGGATGAATTACCTGAGACCAGATATAAAGAGGGGGAACATTGCTGAAGACGAAGAAGAATTAATCATCAGGCTACACAAGCTCTTGGGCAACAG ATGGTCTCTAATAGCAGGGAGACTTCCCGGAAGAACAGACAATGAAATTAAGAATTACTGGAACTCCTATTTAGCCAAGAAGTCAAAGGATCAGTTCCCATTAGCCATGCCTACAGCTGAAAAAAAGCCAATGAATATTGGACTTCACGGTGACAACAAGGTGGCAGTGGAACCATCGACGTCGGGCAATAAGTTGGTTAAGATTAACAAGTCCTCACCATCAGAATCAAGTGCCAGGTCACCGCTATCGACCACCATGGAAGAGAAAACGGCGGACTTCATGTTGGACCTGAGCTCAGAGGATTTATGCAGAATGCTTGACTTCGATTTTGCAAAACTCAGTCATGTTGATCATGAGATAAACGAGTTGAATCTGCCTCTTCTACCGTTGGAGGGAATGGAAAACAATCACTCCGGCAGTGACTTATGCGGTCAAGCTAATAACATGGCTTCGGATTTTCGATCATTGTTTCTAGAATCAGATGATGGTTGGTTAGGAGATACTATAGATATTCTGTTCTCGGACTGA